A genomic stretch from Alloyangia pacifica includes:
- a CDS encoding metal ABC transporter permease yields the protein MSLFEPFSYGYMTNAIWVSALVGAVCAFLSSYLMLKGWSLIGDALSHSVVPGVAGAYMLGLPFALGAFISGGLAAAAMLLLSDRSGLKSDVIIGLIFTSFFGLGLFMASVNPMAISIQTITMGNILAITPGDTLQLAIIGFVSLAVLLAKWKDLMVVFFDEGHARSIGLRPGLLKALFFTLLSACVVAAMQTVGAFLVIAMVVTPGATAYLLCDRFPRLIATSVAIGTVTSFAGAYLSYFLDGATGGIIVLLQTAIFLLTFTFAPKHGRLAARRKAKAALEEAA from the coding sequence ATGAGCCTGTTCGAGCCTTTCTCCTATGGCTACATGACCAACGCCATTTGGGTGTCGGCGCTGGTTGGCGCGGTCTGCGCCTTCCTGTCGAGCTATCTGATGCTCAAGGGCTGGTCGCTGATCGGCGACGCGCTCTCGCACTCGGTCGTGCCGGGCGTCGCCGGGGCCTACATGCTCGGCCTGCCCTTCGCGCTCGGCGCCTTCATCTCGGGCGGACTGGCGGCGGCGGCGATGCTATTGCTCTCGGACCGCTCGGGACTGAAGAGCGACGTGATCATCGGGCTCATCTTCACCAGCTTCTTCGGGCTCGGCCTCTTCATGGCCTCGGTGAACCCCATGGCGATCTCGATCCAGACCATCACCATGGGGAACATTCTCGCCATCACCCCGGGAGATACGCTGCAGCTCGCGATCATCGGGTTTGTCTCACTGGCGGTTCTGCTGGCCAAGTGGAAGGACTTGATGGTCGTCTTCTTCGACGAGGGCCACGCCCGCTCCATCGGGCTGCGGCCGGGGCTTCTGAAGGCGCTCTTCTTCACCCTGCTCTCGGCCTGCGTGGTTGCCGCGATGCAGACCGTCGGGGCCTTTCTGGTGATCGCCATGGTGGTCACCCCCGGTGCCACCGCCTACCTGCTCTGCGACCGCTTTCCCCGGCTCATCGCGACCTCGGTGGCGATCGGCACCGTGACCAGCTTCGCGGGCGCTTATCTCAGCTATTTCCTCGACGGGGCGACCGGCGGGATCATCGTGCTTCTGCAAACCGCAATCTTCCTGCTGACCTTCACCTTCGCGCCCAAGCACGGCCGGCTCGCCGCCCGCCGCAAGGCGAAGGCCGCGCTGGAGGAGGCGGCATGA
- a CDS encoding uracil-DNA glycosylase, translating to MDSGIDWHWARAALDWQLELGADEAIGEAPVDRFALEAAEQAARAQPAAAPQPERGAAPAPMVAPAGPDPVQLATEAAKGAGSLEALHAAMDAFEHCELKRGARNLVFCDGVPGARVMIVGEAPGREEDLQGKPFVGRAGQLLDRMLAAIGLDRSSSVYITNVLPWRPPQNRDPRPEEIAMMKPFLARHVELADPDLLVIMGNISCDALLGKRGITRLRGKWTEAEGRPAMPMFHPAYLLRQPAMKREAWGDLLELQAKLKALG from the coding sequence ATGGATTCGGGCATCGATTGGCATTGGGCGCGCGCGGCGCTGGACTGGCAGCTTGAGCTGGGCGCCGACGAGGCGATCGGCGAAGCGCCTGTTGACCGCTTTGCGCTGGAAGCGGCGGAGCAGGCGGCGCGGGCGCAACCTGCTGCCGCGCCGCAACCCGAGCGCGGCGCGGCCCCCGCACCCATGGTCGCGCCCGCCGGGCCGGACCCGGTGCAACTTGCGACGGAGGCCGCAAAGGGCGCGGGCAGCCTCGAAGCGCTGCACGCGGCGATGGACGCCTTTGAGCACTGCGAACTGAAGCGCGGCGCGCGCAACCTTGTCTTCTGCGACGGAGTCCCCGGCGCGCGGGTGATGATCGTCGGCGAGGCGCCGGGCCGCGAAGAGGACTTGCAGGGAAAGCCGTTCGTCGGGCGGGCCGGGCAACTGCTCGACCGGATGCTGGCGGCGATCGGCCTCGACCGGTCAAGCTCGGTCTACATCACCAACGTGCTGCCCTGGCGGCCGCCGCAGAACCGCGACCCGCGCCCCGAAGAGATCGCGATGATGAAGCCCTTCCTGGCGCGGCACGTCGAGCTGGCCGATCCCGACCTTCTGGTGATCATGGGCAATATCTCCTGCGATGCGCTGCTCGGCAAACGCGGCATAACCCGTCTGCGCGGCAAGTGGACCGAGGCCGAGGGCCGCCCCGCCATGCCGATGTTCCACCCGGCCTACCTGCTGCGCCAGCCCGCCATGAAGCGCGAGGCCTGGGGCGACTTGCTTGAGCTTCAGGCCAAGCTCAAGGCGCTGGGGTGA
- a CDS encoding metal ABC transporter substrate-binding protein — protein MPAKSLLSTALATLGLLIAQPAEAAEKMKVVTTFTVLADMAAQVAGEAAEVVSVTKPGAEIHGYQPTPRDIVRAQGADLILWNGLNLELWFEQFLSNLRDVPSVTLSDGIDPIPISTGAYQGKPNPHAWMGLENALIYIDNIERAFAEHDPDNAATYAANAEAYKAELRATLEPLRARITAIPEAQRWLVTCEGAFSYLARDFGMKELYLWPMNADQMGTPQQVRAVIDGVIDNEIPVVFCESTVSTRPAEQVARETGAAYGGVLYVDSLSEPDGAVPSYLDLLAVTSRTIADGLEAGLETQKAGR, from the coding sequence ATGCCCGCCAAATCCCTGCTGTCGACTGCCCTTGCTACGCTTGGCCTGCTCATCGCCCAGCCTGCCGAAGCGGCAGAGAAGATGAAGGTGGTCACCACCTTCACCGTGCTCGCGGACATGGCGGCACAGGTCGCCGGGGAGGCCGCCGAGGTGGTCTCGGTCACCAAGCCCGGCGCCGAGATCCACGGCTACCAGCCCACCCCGCGCGACATCGTGCGGGCGCAGGGGGCGGACCTGATCCTGTGGAACGGGCTGAACCTCGAGCTGTGGTTCGAGCAGTTCCTGTCAAACCTGCGGGATGTGCCCTCGGTGACCCTCTCCGACGGGATCGACCCAATCCCGATCTCGACGGGGGCCTACCAGGGAAAACCCAATCCGCACGCCTGGATGGGGCTTGAGAACGCGCTGATCTACATCGACAATATCGAGCGCGCCTTCGCCGAGCACGACCCGGACAACGCAGCGACCTATGCCGCCAACGCCGAGGCCTACAAGGCCGAGCTTCGCGCCACGCTCGAGCCTCTGCGCGCGCGCATCACCGCCATTCCCGAGGCGCAGCGCTGGCTGGTTACCTGCGAGGGGGCCTTCAGCTACCTCGCCCGCGATTTCGGAATGAAAGAGCTTTACCTCTGGCCGATGAACGCCGACCAGATGGGCACGCCGCAGCAGGTGCGGGCCGTGATCGACGGGGTCATCGACAACGAGATCCCCGTGGTGTTCTGCGAGAGCACCGTCAGTACCCGCCCCGCCGAACAGGTGGCGCGTGAGACCGGCGCGGCCTATGGCGGCGTGCTCTACGTCGACAGCCTGTCGGAGCCGGACGGCGCGGTGCCGAGCTATCTCGACCTGCTCGCCGTCACCTCGCGCACCATTGCCGACGGGCTCGAGGCGGGGCTCGAAACGCAGAAGGCCGGACGATGA
- a CDS encoding manganese/iron ABC transporter ATP-binding protein, whose product MTALEASVKDTASMDGIRVEDVTVTYRNGHTALRRASFEIPRGTITALVGVNGAGKSTLFKALMGFVPVAQGSISLLGQSVAEALKRNLVAYVPQSEEVDWSFPVLVEDVVMMGRYGHMGFLRRPAKVDHVAVGAALARVGMTDFRQRQIGELSGGQKKRVFLARALAQEGQVILLDEPFTGVDVKTEEQIIALLRELKNEGRVMLVSTHNLGTVPEFCDRTVLVKGTVLAYGPTETTFTRAALEEAFGGVLRHFTIEGAELHDDADPRRLSILTDDERPLVRYGGETRRAKREETE is encoded by the coding sequence ATGACCGCGTTGGAGGCCTCCGTGAAGGACACCGCCTCGATGGACGGCATCCGCGTCGAAGATGTCACCGTCACCTACCGCAACGGCCACACCGCCCTGCGCCGCGCCAGTTTCGAGATCCCGCGGGGTACGATCACCGCATTGGTCGGTGTCAACGGCGCGGGCAAATCGACGCTGTTTAAGGCGCTCATGGGCTTCGTGCCGGTGGCTCAGGGTTCGATCAGCCTGCTCGGCCAATCGGTGGCAGAGGCGCTGAAGCGCAACCTTGTCGCCTATGTGCCACAGTCGGAAGAGGTCGACTGGTCCTTTCCGGTTCTGGTCGAGGACGTGGTGATGATGGGCCGCTACGGCCACATGGGTTTCCTGCGTCGCCCGGCAAAGGTCGATCACGTCGCCGTCGGGGCGGCGCTCGCCCGCGTCGGCATGACCGATTTCCGCCAGCGCCAGATCGGCGAGCTCTCGGGCGGTCAGAAAAAGCGCGTCTTCCTCGCCCGCGCATTGGCGCAGGAGGGACAGGTGATCCTGCTCGACGAGCCCTTCACCGGCGTCGACGTGAAGACCGAGGAGCAGATCATCGCCCTGCTTCGGGAACTCAAGAACGAAGGCCGGGTGATGCTTGTCTCGACCCACAACCTCGGCACGGTGCCCGAGTTCTGCGACCGCACTGTCCTCGTCAAGGGCACGGTTCTTGCCTACGGGCCGACCGAGACCACCTTCACCCGCGCCGCGCTGGAAGAGGCCTTCGGCGGGGTGCTGCGGCATTTCACCATCGAAGGGGCGGAGCTGCACGACGATGCCGACCCCCGCCGCCTGTCGATCCTCACCGACGACGAGCGCCCGCTGGTGCGCTACGGCGGCGAGACCCGCCGAGCGAAGCGGGAGGAGACGGAATGA
- a CDS encoding metal ABC transporter permease, producing the protein MTETLLAPFQFPFMQNAFLICAIVAIPCALLSCFLVLKGWALMGDAISHAILPGVVLAYVLNLPLILGAFGAGMVTALATGFLAGNSRVKQDTVMGVVFSGMFALGIVLYTQIHTNVHLDHILFGNMLGVGSEDLWTAGLISLLVAGALLLKWKDLLLHAFDPAQARASGLPVGLLHYGLLTLISLTIVATLTATGLILAVGLLIAPGAIAFLLARSFGKMMLAACAACLLAMLAGTYLSFFLDSAPAPTIILILTAIFLLALVRRGILTRRASAQF; encoded by the coding sequence ATGACCGAGACCCTGCTCGCCCCCTTCCAGTTCCCCTTCATGCAGAACGCATTCTTGATCTGCGCCATCGTCGCCATCCCCTGCGCGCTGCTGTCGTGCTTCCTCGTGCTCAAGGGCTGGGCGCTCATGGGAGACGCGATCAGCCACGCCATCCTGCCGGGCGTGGTGCTGGCCTATGTCCTGAACCTGCCGCTGATCCTCGGGGCCTTTGGGGCGGGCATGGTCACGGCGCTCGCCACGGGTTTTCTCGCGGGCAACAGCCGCGTCAAGCAGGACACGGTGATGGGCGTGGTCTTCTCGGGCATGTTCGCGCTCGGCATCGTGCTTTACACACAGATCCACACCAATGTGCACCTCGACCACATCCTCTTTGGCAACATGCTGGGCGTGGGCAGCGAGGACCTCTGGACCGCCGGGCTGATTTCCCTGCTGGTGGCCGGGGCACTCTTACTGAAGTGGAAGGACCTGCTGCTGCACGCCTTCGACCCGGCGCAGGCGCGGGCGAGCGGGCTGCCTGTGGGGCTGCTGCACTACGGGCTGCTGACGCTGATCTCGCTGACCATCGTGGCGACGCTCACCGCCACCGGGCTGATCCTTGCGGTGGGGCTGTTGATCGCGCCGGGGGCCATCGCCTTTCTGCTCGCGCGCAGCTTCGGGAAGATGATGCTGGCCGCCTGCGCCGCCTGTCTCTTGGCGATGCTGGCGGGAACCTACCTCAGCTTCTTCCTCGACAGCGCCCCTGCCCCCACGATCATCTTGATCCTGACGGCGATCTTCCTCTTGGCCTTGGTCCGGCGCGGGATCCTCACGCGCCGGGCCTCGGCTCAATTCTGA
- a CDS encoding ABC transporter ATP-binding protein, giving the protein MADPLLRIDNLKIEATAQPPGEAPRRITIVDGVSLELEKGKVLGLIGESGAGKSTIGLSAMGYGRGGIELTGGEIVLNGREIRGASGRTLRSLRGAEVTYVAQSAAAAFNPAKCLMDQVVEASVSHGRATRAVAEARAVELFRKLGLPEPESFGGRYPHQVSGGQLQRAMTAMALCPEPDLVIFDEPTTALDVTTQLGVLAAIKTAIREQGVAALYITHDLAVVAQIADDIMVLRQGKTVEYGTARQIITAPQEDYTKALVSVTAKVHEEKITEQPPVLEIEGLTARYRGMDRDVLSDINMAIQPGTTLAVVGESGSGKSTLARVITGLLPPGSGKITFDRRVLPAERRRRTREELRELQMVYQMADVAMNPRQTVGTIIGRPLRFYFGMRGREQRRRVIELLDQIELGEDFIDRYPAELSGGQKQRVCIARALAAKPRLIICDEVTSALDPLVAEGILKLLADLQAREQVSYLFITHDIATVRAIADTIAVMHLGRLVRYGAKSEVLAPPFDDYTDMLLKSVPEMRLGWMEEATSR; this is encoded by the coding sequence ATGGCTGACCCGCTTCTGCGCATCGACAATCTCAAAATCGAGGCGACAGCGCAGCCCCCGGGAGAGGCGCCACGGCGCATCACCATCGTCGACGGCGTCTCCCTCGAGCTCGAAAAGGGCAAGGTGCTGGGGCTCATAGGTGAGTCCGGGGCGGGCAAGTCGACCATCGGCCTTTCGGCCATGGGCTACGGCCGTGGCGGCATCGAGCTGACCGGCGGGGAGATCGTGCTCAACGGGCGCGAGATCCGCGGCGCTTCGGGCCGCACCCTGCGAAGCCTGCGCGGCGCCGAGGTGACCTATGTTGCGCAATCCGCCGCCGCCGCCTTCAACCCCGCCAAGTGCCTGATGGACCAGGTGGTCGAAGCCAGCGTCAGCCATGGCCGGGCCACCCGCGCCGTCGCCGAGGCGCGTGCTGTAGAGCTCTTCCGCAAGCTTGGCCTGCCCGAGCCGGAAAGTTTCGGAGGCCGTTATCCGCATCAGGTCTCCGGCGGGCAGCTGCAGCGCGCGATGACGGCCATGGCGCTCTGTCCCGAGCCCGATCTGGTGATCTTCGACGAGCCGACGACCGCGCTCGACGTGACCACCCAGCTCGGCGTTCTGGCGGCGATCAAGACGGCGATCCGCGAGCAGGGCGTCGCGGCGCTCTACATCACCCATGACCTTGCCGTTGTGGCGCAGATCGCAGACGACATCATGGTGCTGCGTCAGGGCAAGACGGTAGAATACGGCACAGCCAGGCAGATCATCACCGCGCCGCAGGAGGACTATACCAAGGCGCTGGTCTCGGTCACCGCCAAGGTCCACGAGGAGAAGATCACCGAGCAGCCGCCCGTGCTCGAGATCGAGGGGCTCACCGCACGCTATCGCGGCATGGATCGCGACGTGCTCAGCGACATCAATATGGCGATCCAGCCGGGAACCACGCTGGCCGTCGTCGGCGAGTCCGGCTCGGGCAAGTCGACGCTGGCGCGGGTGATCACCGGTCTGCTGCCGCCCGGCTCGGGCAAGATCACTTTCGACCGGCGCGTGCTCCCCGCCGAGCGCAGGCGCCGCACCCGCGAGGAGCTGCGCGAGCTGCAGATGGTCTACCAGATGGCCGATGTCGCGATGAACCCGCGCCAAACAGTGGGCACGATCATCGGGCGGCCTCTGCGCTTCTACTTCGGCATGAGGGGCCGCGAGCAGCGGCGCAGGGTGATCGAACTGCTCGATCAGATCGAGCTGGGTGAGGACTTCATCGACCGCTATCCCGCCGAGCTTTCGGGGGGGCAGAAGCAGCGCGTCTGCATCGCCCGCGCGCTGGCGGCCAAGCCGAGGTTGATCATCTGCGACGAGGTGACCAGCGCGCTCGATCCTCTGGTGGCCGAAGGCATCCTCAAGCTGCTCGCCGATCTACAGGCGCGTGAGCAGGTTTCCTATCTCTTCATCACCCATGACATCGCCACGGTCCGCGCCATTGCCGACACGATCGCCGTCATGCATCTCGGCAGGCTGGTCCGCTATGGCGCCAAGTCCGAGGTGCTGGCGCCGCCTTTCGACGACTATACGGACATGCTGCTGAAGTCGGTGCCGGAGATGCGCCTCGGCTGGATGGAAGAGGCGACGTCCCGCTGA
- a CDS encoding efflux RND transporter periplasmic adaptor subunit, whose product MRFLRRSLVGLFLLSLTLGLLAWAGILVRDAVQTRLADTPQIPQARERVFAVNVVPVRLETVVPEMTAFGEIQSRRSLELRSAVGGTLIDLAPAFVEGGRVAAGTLLARIYPADMQAELERAQSALQDAEAERREAIRAVELEKDALAAAEEQAALRQRAYQRQADLQTRGVGTSALVEEAELSASSARQAVVTRRQAVALSEARVDQSTTALTRAHIALDEAQRRLDETEIRAEFDAQLEDVSVVAGRRISANEQLATLVDPTALEVAFRVSTQQYLQLLNASDQPRELPVTVTLDFYGASVSSAGTLIREGAAVGEGQTGRLLFAALEEPRGFKPGDFVTVKIAEPPLEQVALLPATALGPAGDVLVLGADERLEAVQVELLRRQGDEVLVRAALDGRMVVAERTPLLGAGIKVRPLNTEASSGPTGPDVQAEAAMLELTEERRARLVAFIEGNDRMPAEAKQRLLAQLSEAMVPAHVIERLEARMGG is encoded by the coding sequence ATGCGGTTTCTTCGCCGGAGCCTAGTCGGGCTCTTTCTTCTTTCGCTGACGCTGGGCCTGCTGGCCTGGGCCGGGATCCTCGTGCGCGACGCGGTGCAGACCCGTCTGGCAGACACGCCGCAGATCCCGCAGGCCCGCGAGCGGGTGTTCGCGGTGAACGTCGTGCCGGTACGGCTCGAGACTGTGGTTCCCGAGATGACCGCCTTTGGCGAAATCCAGAGCCGCCGGAGCCTGGAACTGCGCAGCGCCGTGGGCGGCACGCTGATCGACCTTGCGCCTGCCTTCGTCGAGGGGGGGCGGGTCGCCGCGGGCACGCTTCTGGCGCGCATCTATCCGGCTGACATGCAGGCCGAACTGGAACGGGCGCAGAGCGCCTTGCAGGACGCCGAGGCCGAGCGCCGCGAGGCGATCCGCGCGGTCGAGCTGGAGAAGGACGCGCTGGCCGCCGCCGAGGAGCAAGCGGCGCTGCGCCAGCGGGCCTATCAACGTCAGGCCGATCTGCAGACCCGCGGCGTCGGCACCTCGGCGCTTGTGGAAGAGGCAGAGCTTTCGGCCTCTTCGGCACGGCAGGCGGTGGTCACCCGGCGGCAGGCAGTGGCCCTGAGCGAGGCGCGCGTCGACCAGAGCACCACCGCGCTCACCCGTGCGCATATCGCGCTCGACGAAGCGCAGCGGCGGCTCGACGAAACGGAAATCCGTGCCGAGTTCGACGCCCAGCTCGAGGATGTCTCGGTGGTCGCCGGGCGGCGGATCTCGGCCAATGAGCAGCTCGCCACGCTGGTTGACCCTACGGCGCTGGAAGTTGCCTTCCGCGTGTCGACCCAGCAGTACCTGCAGCTGCTCAACGCCTCGGACCAGCCGCGCGAGTTGCCGGTGACGGTGACGCTGGATTTCTACGGCGCCTCAGTGAGCAGCGCGGGCACGCTGATCCGCGAGGGCGCGGCGGTGGGCGAGGGGCAGACCGGTCGCCTGCTCTTTGCGGCATTGGAAGAGCCCCGCGGCTTCAAACCCGGCGATTTCGTCACCGTGAAAATCGCCGAGCCGCCGCTCGAGCAGGTGGCGCTTCTGCCTGCCACGGCGCTTGGACCGGCGGGCGATGTGCTGGTGCTCGGTGCCGACGAACGGCTCGAAGCGGTGCAGGTCGAGCTGCTGCGCCGGCAGGGCGATGAGGTGCTTGTCAGGGCAGCGCTGGACGGGCGGATGGTCGTTGCCGAGCGCACGCCGCTTTTGGGCGCCGGGATCAAGGTGCGCCCGCTCAACACCGAGGCCAGCAGCGGCCCCACCGGCCCCGACGTGCAGGCCGAGGCCGCCATGCTCGAGCTGACCGAAGAGCGCCGCGCGCGGCTCGTCGCCTTCATCGAGGGCAACGACCGCATGCCCGCCGAAGCCAAGCAGCGCCTGCTCGCCCAACTTTCCGAGGCGATGGTCCC
- the moaB gene encoding molybdenum cofactor biosynthesis protein B produces MSRIDETREFIPVRIAVLTVSDTRGPDEDRSGTTLVQRLTDAGHLLADRAIVKDDRAAISDQLRAWIASPEVDVIISTGGTGLTGRDVTVEAHRDVYEKEIEAFGTVFTLVSMKKIGTSAVQSRATGGVAGGTYLFALPGSTGACKDAWDEILRWQLDYRHMPCNFVEIFPRLEEHKRRK; encoded by the coding sequence ATGAGCCGCATCGACGAAACCCGAGAGTTCATCCCTGTCCGCATCGCGGTGCTGACCGTGAGCGACACCCGCGGCCCAGATGAGGACCGCTCGGGCACCACGCTGGTGCAAAGGCTGACCGATGCCGGTCACCTGCTGGCCGATCGCGCAATCGTGAAGGACGACCGCGCCGCCATTTCTGACCAGCTTCGCGCCTGGATCGCCAGCCCCGAGGTGGATGTGATCATTTCCACCGGCGGCACCGGGCTCACCGGGCGCGACGTGACCGTAGAGGCGCACCGCGATGTCTACGAAAAGGAGATCGAGGCCTTCGGCACCGTCTTCACCCTGGTTTCCATGAAGAAAATAGGCACTTCGGCAGTACAGTCGCGGGCCACGGGCGGGGTCGCGGGCGGCACCTACCTCTTTGCGCTGCCGGGCAGCACCGGCGCCTGCAAGGACGCCTGGGACGAGATCCTGCGCTGGCAGCTCGACTACCGGCACATGCCCTGCAATTTCGTCGAGATTTTTCCGCGTCTTGAGGAACACAAACGGCGGAAATGA
- a CDS encoding Fur family transcriptional regulator, with the protein MTAVSTDFAQALRDAGLRVTQQRMIVMSVLMESEDHPNADELFARTKAIDGSVSFATVYRTLAALEEAGLIRKLSFEHESARFEVTPAAEHDHLVDVDTGEVIEIESAEIERLRRELVERLGYEIISHNTLIRARKKPRS; encoded by the coding sequence ATGACCGCGGTCTCGACCGATTTTGCCCAGGCCTTGCGCGATGCGGGGCTGCGCGTGACGCAGCAGCGCATGATCGTGATGTCCGTGCTCATGGAGTCCGAGGACCATCCGAACGCCGACGAGCTTTTCGCGCGGACCAAGGCGATCGATGGCTCGGTCTCCTTTGCCACGGTGTATAGGACGCTGGCGGCACTCGAGGAGGCGGGGCTGATCCGCAAGCTCAGCTTCGAGCACGAGTCGGCGCGCTTCGAAGTCACGCCCGCCGCCGAGCACGATCACCTTGTCGACGTCGACACCGGCGAGGTGATCGAGATCGAGAGCGCCGAGATCGAGCGGCTCCGGCGCGAGCTGGTGGAACGGCTGGGCTACGAGATCATCAGCCATAACACGCTGATCCGCGCGCGCAAAAAGCCGCGCTCCTGA
- a CDS encoding L-idonate 5-dehydrogenase: MEAVVIHAPKDLRLDTLQGAPAPGPGEVRIAVSHGGICGSDLHYYLHGGFGTIRIREPMALGHEVSGIVTDLGAGVSGVSEGDRVAINPSRPCNDCEYCLRGMANHCLDMRFAGSAMRFPHEQGFFRAQLTLPARQAVRLSRKADLALTAMSEPLAVCLHAVAQAGSLIGKRVAVSGCGPIGCLTIAAARLAGAEEIVATDISAAALEVAQIMGADRVINLAAQEGALEPLQAGKGQVDVLFECSGAPAAVVAGCSILRPRGTMVTVGLGPETPLPMTVIVAKELRLMGSFRFDPEFATAARLIDSGRLDVKPLLTGVLPVVQAQEAFELAADKSRAMKVQIAFPEP; the protein is encoded by the coding sequence ATGGAGGCTGTCGTCATCCATGCTCCGAAGGACCTGCGGCTTGACACCCTGCAGGGCGCCCCTGCGCCCGGTCCCGGCGAGGTGCGCATCGCGGTCAGCCATGGCGGCATCTGCGGCTCGGACCTGCATTACTACCTGCACGGTGGCTTCGGCACGATCCGCATCCGCGAGCCCATGGCGCTGGGGCACGAGGTCTCGGGGATCGTCACCGATCTCGGCGCGGGGGTCAGCGGGGTGTCGGAGGGCGACCGCGTGGCGATCAACCCCTCGCGCCCTTGCAACGACTGCGAATACTGTCTGCGCGGCATGGCCAACCATTGCCTCGACATGCGCTTTGCCGGGTCCGCCATGCGCTTCCCGCACGAGCAGGGGTTCTTCCGCGCCCAGCTGACGCTGCCGGCGCGGCAGGCCGTGCGGCTCTCGCGCAAGGCCGATCTCGCGCTTACCGCCATGTCGGAGCCGCTGGCGGTCTGCCTGCACGCGGTGGCACAGGCGGGCAGCCTGATCGGCAAACGCGTGGCGGTCTCGGGCTGCGGTCCCATTGGCTGCCTGACAATCGCGGCGGCACGGCTCGCGGGGGCCGAGGAGATTGTGGCGACCGACATTTCCGCAGCGGCGTTGGAGGTGGCGCAGATCATGGGCGCGGATCGGGTGATCAACCTTGCGGCGCAGGAGGGCGCGCTCGAGCCGCTGCAGGCGGGCAAGGGGCAGGTGGATGTGCTCTTCGAATGCTCGGGCGCCCCGGCGGCGGTGGTCGCGGGCTGTTCGATCCTGCGCCCGCGCGGCACCATGGTGACCGTCGGCCTCGGGCCCGAGACGCCGCTGCCGATGACCGTCATCGTTGCCAAGGAGCTGCGGCTGATGGGCAGCTTCCGCTTCGATCCCGAGTTCGCCACGGCGGCGCGGCTGATCGACAGCGGGCGGCTCGATGTGAAGCCTCTCCTCACCGGGGTGTTGCCGGTCGTGCAGGCGCAGGAGGCCTTCGAGCTTGCCGCCGACAAGAGCCGCGCGATGAAGGTGCAAATCGCCTTCCCCGAGCCCTGA